In Choloepus didactylus isolate mChoDid1 chromosome 6, mChoDid1.pri, whole genome shotgun sequence, one DNA window encodes the following:
- the LOC119536488 gene encoding solute carrier family 25 member 46-like, whose translation MHPRRPDGFDGLGYRGGARDEQGFGGSGAFPARSFSTSSDLSHWVTTPPHIPGSRNLHWGEKSPPYPAPVASTPLEGPVEEFFPGGGGGSVRGQSSEQLNRFAGFGIGLASLFTENVLAHPCIVLRRQCQVNYHARNYHLTPFTVINIMHSFNKTQGPRALWKGMGSTFIVQGVTLGAEGLISEFTPLPREISHKWNPKQIGEHLLLKSLTYVVAMPFYSASLIETVQSEIIRDNTGILECVKEGIGRVIGMGVPHSKRLLPLLSLIFPTVLHGVLHYIISSIIQKFVLVILKRKTYNSHLAESTSPMQNMLDAYFPELIANFAASLCSDVILYPLETVLHRLHIQGTRTIIDNTDLGYEVLPINTQYEGMRDCINTIRQEEGVLGFYKGFGAVIIQYTLHAVVLQITKIIYSTLLQNSF comes from the coding sequence ATGCATCCGCGACGCCCGGACGGATTTGATGGCTTGGGCTACCGGGGTGGCGCCCGGGACGAGCAGGGATTTGGAGGCAGCGGCGCTTTCCCTGCAAGGTCCTTCAGCACTTCGTCGGACCTGAGCCACTGGGTGACCACTCCTCCGCATATCCCGGGCAGTCGCAACCTGCACTGGGGCGAGAAGAGCCCGCCCTACCCCGCTCCGGTCGCCTCTACCCCGCTCGAGGGGCCAGTAGAGGAATTCTTTCCCGGTGGCGGAGGCGGCAGCGTGCGGGGACAGAGCAGCGAACAGTTGAATAGATTTGCTGGATTTGGTATTGGACTTGCAAGTCTCTTTACAGAAAATGTATTGGCTCATCCTTGCATTGTTCTACGCCGCCAATGCCAGGTTAATTATCATGCCCGGAATTATCATCTCACTCCATTTACAGTCATCAATATTATGCACAGCTTTAACAAAACTCAGGGACCAAGAGCCCTTTGGAAAGGAATGGGTAGTACATTTATTGTCCAGGGAGTCACACTTGGAGCAGAAGGATTAATCAGTGAATTCACACCTTTGCCGAGGGAGATTTCACACAAATGGAATCCTAAACAAATAGGAGAACACCTTCTATTGAAATCCCTAACTTATGTGGTGGCAATGCCTTTTTATTCAGCAAGCCTAATTGAGACAGTACAGAGTGAGATAATTCGAGATAATACTGGAATTTTGGAATGTGTTAAAGAAGGAATTGGAAGAGTGATAGGCATGGGAGTGCCTCATAGCAAACGACTACTTCCGCTTCTTTCCTTGATCTTCCCTACGGTGCTGCACGGAGTTCTTCATTACATAATCAGCTCAATCATTCAGAAGTTTGTCCTAGTAATTCTAAAGAGAAAGACTTATAATAGCCACCTAGCTGAGAGCACTAGCCCTATGCAGAATATGTTGGATGCTTATTTTCCTGAACTAATTGCTAACTTTGCTGCCAGTCTTTGCTCTGACGTTATACTTTACCCATTGGAAACAGTTTTGCACCGCCTTCACATTCAAGGAACACGCACAATAATTGACAATACAGACCTGGGCTATGAAGTGCTTCCAATTAATACACAGTATGAGGGAATGAGAGACTGTATCAATACAATCAGGCAGGAGGAAGGAgtgcttggcttttataaagggtttggTGCTGTTATAATACAGTACACACTGCATGCGGTTGTTTTACAGATTACCAAAATTATTTACTCTACCCTTCTTCAAAATAGCTTTTGA